In the Profundibacter amoris genome, GCGCTCGGCCTCGGCTTCGTTTTTCTCCAGCGTCTTGCGGCTGTCCTCTTGCAAACGGTGCGCCGAATGGTGTCTGGCCGACAGCCGCGCCACATCTTCGGTCATCTGGGTCAGGGCCGCTTCGCGCTCTTGCAACACGCTCGCCGCATCGCGGGCGGCTTCGGCGGCTTCTTCAACCCGCGCCTCGTGGCCTTCACCGGCCTTGGCGATCTGCGCCTGTTCCCATTCCAGCCGTTCAATGGTTTCGCCCGCATCCCTGTTCAAGCCCGCTTCGCGCTCCATGTCATGGGTCAGCTGGCTGATCCGCGCCTTCAGCGTTTCGATCATCTGTAACGCGCGGGCCTCCTGATCCTGCAAGGTATCGCGCTGCACCGTCAAGCGCTGCAACACCGCGGCTGCAATCGCCTCTTCTTCACGCAGCGGCGGCAGCTTCTCCTCGGCCGCTTCGCGGGCCTTGGTCGAGGTCCGTGCAGCCCCTTCGGCCTGTGCCGCCAGTTTGGTGCGGTCGGTCAGTTCGGCCTGTGTCTTGGCCTGCGCCTCGTCCGCCTCTTTCCAGCGGCGATACAGCAACAGCCCTTCGGCTTTGCGCAGATCATCGCCAATGGTGCGATACCGCGCCGCTTGCCGTGCCTGCCGTGCCAGTTGCGCCAACTGGCTGGCCAGTTGCTCGATCACATCCTCGACCCGCGCCAGATTGGTCTCGGTGCCTTTCAGCTTCAGCTCGGCCTCGTGACGGCGCTGGTAAAGGCCGGAAATACCCGCCGCCTCTTCCAGAACGCGGCGGCGGTTCTTGGGCTTGGCGTTGATCAGTTCGGAAATCTGCCCCTGACGCACCAGCGCCGGCGAATGGGCACCGGTCGAGGCATCGGCAAACAGCATCTGCACATCCTTGGCGCGCACATCCTTGCCGTTGGCCTTATAGGCGCTGCCCGCGTCCCGCGTGATCCGGCGCACGATTTCCAGCGTGTCCTGATCATTGAAACCAGGCGGGGCCAGACGGTCGGAATTGTCGATCGTCAGGACCACTTCGGCAAAATTGCGGGCAGGGCGGCTGGAAGCACCGGCAAAGATCACATCCTCCATCCCGCCGCCACGCATCGCCTTGGCGCGGGTTTCGCCCATCACCCAGCGCAGCGCCTCGAGCAGGTTGGATTTACCGCAACCGTTCGGCCCCACAACACCGGTCAGCCCGTCCGCGATCACCAGATCGGTCGGGTCGACAAAGCTTTTAAAGCCATTCAGCCTGAGTTTCGAAAATTGCAAAGCGCCTGTAAGCCTTCTGATTCCAATAGAATGTAAATCTGACGGGGCATTTGGGTGTGAGTCAACGCATAACCACATAATCTGCCTGCTTTGGGCGACTTATCCACAAGATATTGCGCTTTTACGCATAAATCTGCCGATTCAGTAGGGCGCGAAAAAGCTGTTGAATGTCGCAAACCCACTTGACCCGGATCAACAAATGCCTGCAAACAGGGTGGGTAAGGTTCCCCGCACGGGCGTTTCAACGCTTGGGGATGAAACTGGGAATGTGGTGATGGTGACCCAAACAGGGGCCAGATGCCACAGCCGCCCCCGCGACTGTAAGCGGAGAGTGCACGTCAATATCCACTGGGGAGATCCCCGGGAAGGAGGCAGCGCACATCGACCCGCAAGCCAGGAGACCGGCCTGACATTTTTGAAACCGACCTGTCGGGTGTGACAGGACAAGGAGACGCTAAAATGAAGACTTTGAACCAGACCCAAGCCCGCGCAACCGTAGATACCGGCCTACTGCCCATTCTGTCGGCCGTCGCTGCCGGTGTATTCCTGATCTACTTTACCGGCTTTGCGCAGGCTGCACAGTATCACGACTCGGCCCACGATACACGCCACACGCTGGCCTTTCCCTGCCACTAACATATGACCACACGTTTGTTTACCAGCGCGCTGTTTGCTGGGCTGATAGCAGGGCTGATTGCCGTCCTGCTACAGTGGTCGCTTATGGAAAACCTGATTCTTGAGGGCGAGGAATACGAAACCGGGAATAAAAGCCATTTTGGCGGCGTTCTTGTGATCAACGAAACGCAAGAGGCGGCGAGCCCCGATGCTACGCAAGCAGAAGATCCCGCGCCGGCGGAAGACGAAGAAAGCCTGTTTACACGCTATTCTCTAGCCTTCTTTGCCGACTTCACCACCTTTGTCGGTTGGGCATTGCTGATGGTGGCCGGATTTGCACTTGTTGAACGGTTCGGACAACGGATAACGATAAAGGATGCAATTATCTGGGGGGTTGCAGGATTTGCCGCAATCCAGATCATGCCGGGGATCGGATTGGCCCCGGAATTGCCGGGAACACCTGCTGCCGAGCTTGAGGCGCGGCAAATGTGGTGGGTAACAACGGCGATATCCTCGGCGCTGGCCTTTGCCCTGTTCGGGTATGGGCGCACGGTTTTATATGTTGCGATCGGCATTGCGCTGCTGATTGCACCACATCTAATCGGCGCACCGCGGCTGGAAGGCTATGCCGGTTTGGCACCACCGGAGCTGGCGGGGGAATATGTCGCGCGCTCCTATGCTGTGGCCTTTATATCGTGGGTCGTGCTGGGACTTGCCGCCGGTTACTTCTGGAACCGGGGCAACGCCGCGCAGACTGCATAAACATCAAAGCGGGGCTTTCGGGCCCCGTAAATTCTTGGAACTTGATCAGGACTAATCCTTATGGCCGCTAAAATCCCCGCAACTGTTGTCACCGGCTTCCTTGGCGCCGGTAAAACCACGCTGATCCGGCATATGCTGGACAATGCCAATGGAAAACGCATTGCCCTGATCATCAACGAATTCGGTGATCTGGGGGTGGATGGCGATATCCTGAAGGGCTGTGGGGATGAAACCTGCAATGACGACGACATCATGGAGCTGTCGAACGGCTGTATCTGCTGCACCGTCGCCGATGAATTCATCCCCACCATGCAAAAGCTGCTGGAACGCGAAACCCCGCCCGACCATATCGTGATCGAAACCTCGGGTTTGGCCCTGCCGCAACCACTGGTGCGCGCCTTTAACTGGCCCGAAATCAGCACCCGCGTGACGGTGGACAGCGTGGTGACGGTGGTGGACGGCAAGGCCGTGGTAGATGGCCAGTTCGCTGCCAATGTCGCCGCTGTGGATGCCCAGCGGGCGCAGGATGACAATCTTGATCATGAAACGCCTTTGTCGGAACTGTTTGACGACCAGATCGCCTGCGCCGACATGATCGTGGTGAACAAGGCCGATCTGCTGACAGACGAAGAATCCGCCGCGTTAGTGACCGGTTTGCGCAAGGATTCCCGTGATGGCGTGCAGGTGGTCAAGGCCGTGATGGGCGCTTTGCCGGCGGATGTTCTGCTGGGACAGGGCATGGGGGCCGAGGATGATCTGGGATCGCGTCACGAGGTGCATCACCACCATCATCACGATGATGACGAGGACGGCCACCACCATGATCACGAACATGAACACGGTCACGATGAATTCCAGAATTTCGTGGTGAACACGGGCGAAATATCCGACCCCGCCGCCTTTACCGCCAAAATCGCCGATGTGATCCGCACACACAATATCCTGCGCCTGAAAGGCTTTGCCGCCGTGGCCGGCAAACCCATGCGCCTGACCATTCAGGCCGTCGGCCCGCGCGTGGACAGCTATTTCGACCGCCCCTTCGCCGCAGGCGAGGATCGCGGCACAACGCTGGTGGTGATTGGGCAGGCCGGTCTGGATCAGGCCGCCATCACCAAGGCCCTGAGCGCCTGATGCTGATTGTCGAACAGGGTGATCCGCGCGCACCACAGGCCACGGCGCTGTTGCAGGCCAGCCATGCCCTGATGGAACGCCTGTTCCCGCCCGAGGACAACCACTACCTGTCGATCGACGCCCTTTGCACCCCCGACATCCGGTTCTTCATCGCCCGCGAAGGCGATACGGTGCTGGGCTGTGCCGCGCTGGCCAACAAGGGTGATTATGGCGAGGTGAAATCCATGTTTGTGTCCGAGGACGCACGCGGCAAAGGCGTAGCCGACGCCCTGTTGCGCCAGCTTGAGGATTACGCGCGGGAACTGGACCTGCCCGTGATGCGGCTGGAAACCGGCGACCTGTTGCACGCCGCGCACCGGCTGTATGAACGCCACGGCTTTGCGAAATGCGCACCGTTCGGGGATTATGTGGCGAACAAGACAAGCGTATTTATGGAAAAGCGGATCTAATGCACCTTCTTGCGGCAACTCCGGGCAGTATCGACGACGGCAAGGAACCCGTTGATCTGGGGCAAACTCCGGCCGACGTGGTGTTCATTTCCGCCGCCGATACCGAACTGGCCGCTCTGTCAGAGGCTCGCGCGGAAATGGCCGATGCCCCCACCCTGCGGCTGGCCAATCTGACCCACCTGCAACACCCGATGTCGGTCGATCTGCATATCGAGGCCTGCGCCAGTAAATCGAAACTGGTGATCGCCCGCGTGCTGGGCGGGGCGGGCTACTGGAAATACGGGCTGGAGCAATACGCCGCCCATCTGCATGACGCAGGCGTGCCCTTTGTCGCCCTGCCCGGGGACGACAAACCCGACCCCGACCTGTGGCGCCTGTCCACGGTTGCGCGCGAAGATTACGATGCACTCTGGGCCTATATGGTCGAGGGCGGACCGGCCAACGCCAGCGGCTTTCTGGCCTATACCCGCGCCATGCTGGAAGGCACCGACAAACCCGCCGCTGCCACACCACTGTTGCGGGCCGGGGTCTATTGGCCCGGCGCAGGCGTGGCCGATCTGGCGGCAGCGCGGGCGAACTGGACCGATGCCGCCCCCGTCGTGCCGCTGATCTTTTACCGCGCTTTGGTGCAGGGCGCAGGGCTGCACCCCATAAACCGCATGGTCAAGGCACTGTTACGCCAGGGGCTGAACCCGTTGCCGGTGTTTGTGGCATCCCTGAAAGATCCCGTATCGGTTGCCACGCTGGAACAGTTGTTCACCACCGCCCCGCCGGATGTGATCCTGAACTGCACGTCCTTTGCCGTGGGTTCCCCGCATCAAGGGGACCATCACGCGGGGGCATTGAACCCCCTTGCGATGGAGGCCGCCAAGGGTTGCACGGTTTTTCAGGTGGTGCTTGCGGCCTCTTCCGAGGAGGCGTGGGAGGACGGGTTGACCGGCCTGTCTGCCCGCGACATCGCGATGAACGTCGCCCTGCCCGAAGTGGACGGGCGGATACTGTCCCGCGCGATATCCTTCAAGGGCGAGGCCTATTTTGACGAGGCCACCGAATGCCC is a window encoding:
- a CDS encoding CbtB domain-containing protein — its product is MKTLNQTQARATVDTGLLPILSAVAAGVFLIYFTGFAQAAQYHDSAHDTRHTLAFPCH
- a CDS encoding CbtA family protein: MTTRLFTSALFAGLIAGLIAVLLQWSLMENLILEGEEYETGNKSHFGGVLVINETQEAASPDATQAEDPAPAEDEESLFTRYSLAFFADFTTFVGWALLMVAGFALVERFGQRITIKDAIIWGVAGFAAIQIMPGIGLAPELPGTPAAELEARQMWWVTTAISSALAFALFGYGRTVLYVAIGIALLIAPHLIGAPRLEGYAGLAPPELAGEYVARSYAVAFISWVVLGLAAGYFWNRGNAAQTA
- the cobW gene encoding cobalamin biosynthesis protein CobW, coding for MAAKIPATVVTGFLGAGKTTLIRHMLDNANGKRIALIINEFGDLGVDGDILKGCGDETCNDDDIMELSNGCICCTVADEFIPTMQKLLERETPPDHIVIETSGLALPQPLVRAFNWPEISTRVTVDSVVTVVDGKAVVDGQFAANVAAVDAQRAQDDNLDHETPLSELFDDQIACADMIVVNKADLLTDEESAALVTGLRKDSRDGVQVVKAVMGALPADVLLGQGMGAEDDLGSRHEVHHHHHHDDDEDGHHHDHEHEHGHDEFQNFVVNTGEISDPAAFTAKIADVIRTHNILRLKGFAAVAGKPMRLTIQAVGPRVDSYFDRPFAAGEDRGTTLVVIGQAGLDQAAITKALSA
- a CDS encoding GNAT family N-acetyltransferase, whose translation is MLIVEQGDPRAPQATALLQASHALMERLFPPEDNHYLSIDALCTPDIRFFIAREGDTVLGCAALANKGDYGEVKSMFVSEDARGKGVADALLRQLEDYARELDLPVMRLETGDLLHAAHRLYERHGFAKCAPFGDYVANKTSVFMEKRI